The Leucobacter viscericola genome includes a window with the following:
- a CDS encoding DUF1801 domain-containing protein, with product MAAKEPAMSPSSIPVETVLDKATGPRRAEAEELLEMCRELTGEEPVVWAGRIIGFGEYEYTYDTGHSGRAPLLGFAPGAARHTVYLSNDFEDHWPDLMSKLGKYKASKACLYLTRLTGVDREALRQLLERSLVETLEEWGRK from the coding sequence ATGGCTGCAAAAGAACCTGCAATGTCACCATCATCTATCCCCGTCGAGACGGTGCTCGATAAGGCGACGGGCCCCAGACGCGCTGAGGCCGAAGAACTGCTTGAGATGTGCCGCGAACTTACGGGCGAAGAACCCGTTGTGTGGGCCGGGCGCATCATCGGCTTCGGCGAGTACGAGTACACCTACGACACCGGCCACAGCGGCCGCGCTCCGCTTCTCGGATTTGCGCCCGGTGCCGCACGCCACACGGTTTATCTCAGCAATGATTTTGAGGATCACTGGCCTGATCTGATGTCGAAGCTCGGAAAGTACAAGGCCAGCAAGGCGTGCCTCTACCTGACCCGCCTCACCGGTGTGGATCGCGAGGCGCTGCGGCAACTGCTGGAGCGTTCACTCGTGGAGACGCTTGAAGAGTGGGGGCGGAAGTAG
- a CDS encoding carboxylate-amine ligase: MVSTQGGPRHFGVEEEYLLLDAKTGLPRDAAQQMIAALPDLRAEVEYFESQLETATPICTYANEAEDTLLAFRAGAAHAATNLGVVLASTGLPPVGGDKHGTVTKKPRYKAIEKDLGTLVSRYYSTGTHVHVEVPSRDVGVDVMARMARWSPLLVALTANSPIHLGEPTGFASWRYLTMMQWPTAGYPPYFETGADYDVMIEQFMRSGIVLDTGVVNWSIRLSENFPTVELRTADAQLDPRDTVAFAVIVRALVDRCVAEAESGSPRHDPDLNLVKGAHWLAARNGLSSRLVHPLSGDAVRAADAIAALIEHVQDQLAAAGDLDRVERFIERRCAQGEPARLQLQRFAEGGVAGLLELYQTADL; the protein is encoded by the coding sequence ATGGTTTCCACACAGGGGGGTCCGCGCCATTTTGGCGTAGAAGAGGAATACCTGCTTCTTGACGCGAAAACGGGATTGCCCCGTGACGCCGCGCAGCAGATGATTGCGGCGCTACCCGACTTGCGCGCCGAGGTTGAGTACTTCGAAAGCCAGCTGGAAACCGCGACCCCTATTTGCACCTATGCGAACGAGGCGGAAGACACGCTGCTTGCCTTCCGAGCCGGGGCAGCTCACGCCGCCACCAACCTTGGAGTTGTGCTGGCGAGCACTGGTTTGCCGCCTGTCGGGGGAGACAAACACGGCACGGTGACCAAAAAGCCTCGCTATAAGGCCATCGAAAAGGATCTCGGAACGCTCGTCTCCCGCTACTACTCCACGGGCACTCACGTGCACGTTGAGGTGCCCTCGCGCGATGTCGGCGTTGACGTGATGGCGCGCATGGCCCGCTGGTCGCCGCTGCTGGTTGCACTCACTGCGAACTCGCCTATTCACCTTGGCGAACCGACCGGGTTCGCCAGTTGGCGGTACCTGACGATGATGCAGTGGCCGACTGCGGGGTACCCACCCTACTTCGAGACCGGCGCTGACTACGATGTGATGATCGAGCAGTTCATGCGCAGCGGGATCGTGCTCGATACCGGGGTCGTGAACTGGTCGATCCGGCTCTCCGAGAATTTTCCGACTGTTGAGCTGCGCACCGCCGACGCGCAGCTTGATCCGCGCGACACCGTCGCCTTTGCCGTGATTGTGCGCGCTTTGGTTGACCGCTGCGTTGCAGAGGCTGAGTCAGGATCGCCCAGGCACGATCCCGACCTCAACCTCGTGAAGGGTGCGCACTGGCTCGCGGCGCGCAACGGCCTGAGCTCTCGGCTGGTGCATCCACTGTCGGGTGATGCGGTGCGGGCTGCTGACGCGATTGCGGCGCTCATCGAGCATGTGCAGGATCAGCTCGCGGCTGCGGGTGACCTCGACCGGGTCGAGCGGTTTATCGAGCGCCGCTGCGCACAGGGTGAACCGGCGAGACTGCAATTGCAGCGTTTCGCCGAGGGCGGTGTCGCGGGGCTGCTTGAGCTCTACCAAACCGCTGACTTATAA
- a CDS encoding leucine-rich repeat domain-containing protein encodes MTKQKPMLRRLVQVAAATLVGALVGVGGVASAASAAPDDVVTFPDVALENALNAVTNKPAGTPFTEKRLAAVTYLAISNRGITDLSGLENVPNLSNLQISQNQVSDLSPISGLKKLQTLTLDQSQVSDLSPIAGLSTLKTLRFSSTGVTDLTPIANLTNLENLSFYNDEITSLEPLSNLTKLRTLTASLNKISDLTPLSELGSLESAFLDQNEISDVAPLSNLSSIQNLSLSANQIENVAPLGQLNTLTSLLLDLNQISDVAPLAGLQNLTALYLSNNRITDLSSLENLPLSDVSSQAVTGPTLYVPENATSFKLANPLAPYVLAKGEKVNVESGATLSSGVAQWKLGATTPAELKLGVVSDNSAKGSYSAVTTYPVVPAKYTNANPVSAKVGAQYAADLTVTPGFVATNHSITSGSVPGLTLDKKTGKLSGKPTKAGTFKFSTASSDAAGNAVVGTWSITVAADSGNGNGNGNGNGGGSGTDKCSAPRPIPVFADTPLAHKFYKEIDWMECMKYSTGWRQPVGKPLYKPADNLERQAMAAFIYRMEAPKNYKAPKVSPFADVKPGDSFYKEIAWMYESKLSTGYRETGGKPTFRPHDSLSREAMAAFIYRLEAPKNYTAPKVSPMADMKPGMSFYKEISWMYSEKLSTGNKTATGKEYWPKDDLSRQAMAAFIYRLVLDYRK; translated from the coding sequence ATGACCAAACAGAAACCTATGTTGCGCAGGCTTGTACAGGTCGCCGCAGCCACGCTTGTCGGCGCGCTTGTTGGTGTTGGGGGAGTCGCAAGCGCGGCGTCCGCAGCTCCAGACGATGTGGTGACATTCCCCGATGTTGCGCTTGAGAATGCACTTAACGCAGTCACAAACAAACCAGCGGGAACCCCTTTCACTGAGAAGCGCCTCGCTGCAGTCACCTACTTAGCGATTAGTAATCGAGGCATTACAGACCTCAGTGGTCTGGAGAATGTGCCAAACCTTTCTAACCTGCAGATCTCTCAAAATCAGGTAAGTGATTTGAGTCCCATCTCGGGTCTTAAGAAGCTCCAAACCCTTACCCTGGACCAATCTCAGGTCAGTGATTTGAGCCCGATTGCTGGTCTCTCAACTCTGAAGACACTCAGGTTTTCTTCTACTGGTGTGACAGATCTAACTCCGATCGCGAACCTTACCAACCTCGAGAATCTCTCGTTTTACAACGATGAAATTACCTCTCTCGAGCCCCTCAGCAATCTCACGAAGCTGAGGACGCTTACTGCCTCACTCAACAAAATCAGCGACCTTACCCCGCTGAGTGAGCTTGGTTCGCTTGAGAGTGCCTTCCTCGACCAGAACGAGATCTCAGATGTGGCACCTTTGTCGAATTTGAGCAGCATTCAGAACCTGTCGCTGTCAGCGAACCAAATCGAAAACGTTGCGCCGCTTGGTCAGCTCAATACATTGACGAGCCTCCTGCTTGATCTGAACCAGATCAGTGATGTTGCTCCTCTTGCAGGGCTACAGAACCTTACTGCGCTGTATCTCTCGAACAACCGCATCACCGATCTCTCCTCGCTCGAGAATCTGCCTCTGTCAGATGTCTCGAGTCAGGCGGTCACGGGTCCTACGCTCTACGTGCCTGAAAATGCGACCTCGTTCAAGCTCGCGAATCCGCTGGCTCCCTACGTTCTCGCCAAGGGTGAGAAGGTCAACGTTGAGAGTGGTGCGACGCTTTCATCGGGCGTCGCTCAGTGGAAGCTGGGCGCGACCACTCCCGCGGAGTTGAAGCTGGGCGTCGTGAGTGACAACTCGGCTAAGGGAAGCTACAGTGCTGTCACGACTTACCCGGTGGTCCCCGCAAAGTACACAAACGCTAACCCCGTTTCAGCCAAGGTTGGCGCGCAGTACGCGGCAGACCTCACAGTAACCCCCGGCTTTGTCGCGACCAACCACAGCATCACCTCGGGCTCCGTACCAGGGTTGACCCTCGACAAAAAAACAGGAAAGCTGAGCGGCAAGCCCACAAAGGCTGGAACGTTTAAGTTCTCTACGGCGAGTAGTGATGCGGCGGGGAACGCCGTTGTGGGCACCTGGTCGATCACCGTTGCTGCTGATAGTGGCAACGGCAACGGCAACGGCAACGGCAACGGCGGCGGTAGCGGTACTGACAAGTGCTCCGCACCCCGTCCGATTCCGGTGTTTGCTGACACCCCGCTCGCGCACAAGTTCTATAAAGAGATCGACTGGATGGAGTGCATGAAATACTCCACCGGTTGGCGTCAGCCCGTCGGTAAGCCGCTGTACAAGCCGGCCGACAACCTGGAGCGTCAGGCGATGGCAGCGTTCATTTACCGGATGGAGGCTCCCAAGAATTACAAGGCTCCGAAGGTGTCTCCGTTCGCTGATGTGAAGCCGGGCGACTCCTTCTACAAGGAGATCGCGTGGATGTACGAGTCGAAGCTGTCGACCGGGTACCGGGAGACGGGCGGGAAGCCGACGTTCCGTCCGCATGATTCCCTGTCGCGTGAGGCGATGGCGGCGTTCATTTACCGTCTTGAGGCTCCGAAGAACTACACGGCACCGAAGGTGTCGCCCATGGCTGACATGAAGCCGGGGATGTCGTTCTACAAGGAGATCTCGTGGATGTATAGCGAGAAGCTTTCCACCGGTAACAAGACTGCGACCGGTAAGGAATATTGGCCGAAGGACGACCTGAGCCGTCAGGCGATGGCCGCGTTCATCTACCGACTGGTGCTCGACTACCGCAAGTAG
- a CDS encoding branched-chain amino acid aminotransferase — MTELTFTRTEAQRLPAAEREAILADPGFGNYFTDHMVSIVWTKQDGWQHAEVLPYGPIPMDPASSVLHYGQEIFEGMKAYRRADGSIVAFRPDENAKRLNDSARRLALPEIPVDLFVEAVRELIAADAAWVPSGADQSLYLRPFMIADENFLGVRAAERARFMVIASPAGPYFKGGVKPVSIWLSQEYARAGRGGTGAAKCGGNYAASLLPQNEAAENGCQQVLFTDSATDDTIDELGGMNLFLVRADGTLLTPELNGNILAGITRKSLIQLAKDRGLAVEERALTVSEWRAGVADGSITEAFACGTAAVITPIGQLKSPDFSIDFGEAAPGPITLSLREELTGIQFGALDDKHGWLEVMVEA; from the coding sequence ATGACCGAACTCACGTTCACCCGCACCGAGGCTCAGCGGCTGCCCGCCGCAGAACGCGAGGCGATCCTCGCAGACCCCGGCTTTGGCAACTACTTCACCGACCACATGGTCTCGATCGTGTGGACCAAACAAGACGGTTGGCAGCACGCAGAGGTTCTGCCGTACGGGCCGATCCCGATGGATCCGGCCTCTTCGGTGCTGCACTACGGCCAGGAGATCTTCGAGGGCATGAAGGCGTACCGTCGCGCTGACGGCTCGATCGTGGCCTTCCGCCCAGACGAAAACGCCAAGCGCCTCAACGATTCGGCCCGCCGTCTTGCGCTGCCCGAGATCCCCGTCGATCTCTTTGTTGAGGCCGTGCGCGAGCTCATCGCGGCCGATGCCGCTTGGGTGCCGAGCGGTGCGGATCAGAGCCTCTACCTGCGACCGTTCATGATCGCAGATGAGAACTTCCTCGGGGTGCGCGCCGCTGAACGGGCTCGCTTCATGGTGATCGCTAGCCCGGCTGGTCCCTACTTCAAGGGCGGCGTGAAACCGGTGTCGATCTGGCTGTCGCAGGAGTACGCCCGCGCGGGTCGCGGCGGAACGGGCGCCGCCAAGTGCGGCGGCAATTATGCCGCATCGCTCCTTCCGCAGAACGAGGCCGCCGAAAACGGGTGCCAGCAGGTGCTCTTCACGGACTCCGCGACCGACGACACGATCGACGAGCTCGGTGGCATGAACCTGTTTTTGGTGCGCGCTGATGGAACGCTGCTCACACCCGAGCTGAACGGCAATATTCTCGCGGGGATCACACGCAAGAGCCTGATCCAGCTCGCGAAGGATCGTGGCCTCGCCGTTGAAGAGCGTGCACTCACCGTAAGCGAATGGCGTGCGGGTGTTGCTGACGGCTCGATCACCGAGGCGTTCGCCTGTGGCACGGCCGCCGTGATCACTCCAATCGGTCAGCTCAAGTCACCCGATTTCAGCATTGATTTTGGCGAGGCGGCACCCGGCCCGATCACCCTCTCGCTGCGCGAAGAACTGACCGGGATTCAGTTCGGCGCATTGGATGACAAGCACGGTTGGCTCGAAGTTATGGTGGAGGCGTAA
- a CDS encoding 3-isopropylmalate dehydrogenase gives MTRTIKLAVIPGDGIGPEVIEQANRVLDAVLAESDVTLERTEFKLGAERFLATGDTLPAVEQAAIAEHDAILFGAVGGVPGDPRLKAANIERGLLLKLRFDFDHYANVRPCTLFPGVTSTLANPGNVDFLVVREGTEGPYAGNGGSLRTGTPHEVATEVSVNTAYGVERVVRYAFETAQARPRKKLTWVHKTNVLVHAGSIWQRVVAAVAAEYPEIAVDYMHVDAATIFMVQDPSRFDVIVTDNLFGDILTDLAGAIGGGIGLAASGNINPDGTFPSMFEPVHGSAPDIAGQQKADPTAAILSAAIMLDHLGLTTEASRVRDAVRADLAERGAAARSTAQIGDSVIAQLPAPAHAAIA, from the coding sequence GTGACCCGCACCATCAAGCTCGCAGTAATTCCCGGCGATGGTATCGGCCCGGAGGTGATTGAGCAGGCGAATCGTGTGCTCGATGCTGTGCTGGCAGAGAGCGACGTCACGCTGGAGCGCACCGAATTTAAGCTCGGCGCCGAGCGCTTCCTTGCTACGGGCGACACGCTCCCGGCGGTCGAGCAGGCGGCCATCGCCGAGCACGACGCGATCCTCTTTGGCGCCGTCGGCGGTGTGCCTGGCGACCCACGACTGAAAGCCGCGAATATCGAGCGTGGTCTGCTGCTGAAGCTGCGCTTTGACTTCGATCACTACGCCAATGTGCGACCCTGCACGCTCTTCCCGGGTGTCACCTCGACGCTCGCGAACCCCGGCAATGTTGACTTCCTGGTTGTGCGGGAGGGAACCGAGGGGCCCTACGCGGGCAATGGTGGATCCCTGCGCACCGGCACCCCGCACGAGGTTGCCACGGAGGTCTCGGTCAACACCGCCTACGGTGTTGAGCGTGTCGTGCGTTACGCCTTTGAAACCGCGCAGGCTCGCCCGCGCAAGAAGCTCACCTGGGTGCACAAGACCAACGTGCTCGTGCACGCGGGTTCGATCTGGCAGCGGGTCGTTGCGGCTGTTGCGGCGGAGTACCCCGAAATTGCCGTCGACTACATGCACGTCGACGCCGCCACCATCTTCATGGTGCAAGACCCCTCGCGCTTCGACGTGATTGTGACTGATAACCTGTTTGGTGACATCCTCACAGACCTTGCCGGCGCCATTGGTGGCGGCATCGGGCTCGCAGCTTCCGGCAACATCAATCCCGACGGCACGTTCCCGAGCATGTTCGAACCCGTTCACGGATCTGCTCCCGACATCGCAGGGCAGCAGAAGGCGGATCCGACCGCGGCGATCCTCTCCGCGGCAATCATGCTCGATCATCTTGGCCTCACCACTGAGGCCAGCCGTGTACGCGACGCAGTGCGCGCAGACCTCGCCGAACGCGGGGCCGCCGCTCGCTCCACCGCGCAGATCGGCGACTCCGTCATCGCGCAGCTCCCGGCACCGGCACACGCGGCAATCGCTTAA
- a CDS encoding heavy metal translocating P-type ATPase: MSNLEDHTVHHASGHRVEAGHSGDSEHSEHSGHSEHSEHSGHSGHGDHVGQFRRLFWLNLILAVPVVAFSPMFAMILGYDVPAWARFVAPVLGTVMYVWGGRPFLSGAVSEVRSGKPGMMLLIGLAITVALLASWGATLGLLHHELEFWWELALLIVIMLLGHWVEMRSLAQTTSALDSLAALLPDEAERVEGDSLVKVAPSELNVGDTVLVRPGGSVPADGKIVEGRAAMDESMITGESRPVTRETGDLVTSGTVATDSSLRIEITATGADTALAGIQRLVSEAQNSSSRAQRIADRAAGLLFWFALIAAAVTAAVWGILGNVDAAVVRSITVLVIACPHALGLAIPLVVSIATERAARGGVLVKDRLALESMRTANVVLFDKTGTLTRGEPTITGIQTAGDLNADEVLALAAAAELESEHPLAKAIVRAAHEKGLRPGKASAFTATPAVGITAMVDGHEVRVGGPRLLEELGAHELDRAAQWREEGAIILHVAQDATVVGSLKLADEVRPESREAVDALHKLGIEVVMITGDAEAVAQSVGAELRIDRVFAGVRPEDKSAKVEELQREGKRVAMVGDGVNDAPALAKAEVGIAIGAGTDVAIASAGVILASSDPRSVLSVIALSRAAYRKMKQNLWWAAGYNLVSVPLAAGVLAPWGFVLPMSVGAVLMSLSTIVVALNAQLLRRIDLAPETSARAILDQ; encoded by the coding sequence ATGTCAAATCTAGAAGATCACACAGTGCATCACGCATCAGGTCATCGGGTCGAGGCAGGGCATTCCGGCGATTCGGAGCACTCGGAACATTCTGGGCACTCCGAGCACTCCGAGCACTCTGGCCACTCCGGCCACGGTGACCATGTCGGGCAGTTTCGGCGATTGTTTTGGCTCAATCTGATTCTCGCGGTTCCGGTGGTGGCGTTTTCGCCCATGTTCGCAATGATTTTGGGCTACGACGTTCCCGCTTGGGCGCGATTTGTCGCACCAGTTCTGGGCACCGTTATGTATGTGTGGGGCGGCCGCCCGTTTCTCTCCGGTGCTGTCAGTGAGGTGAGGTCTGGCAAACCCGGCATGATGTTGCTGATTGGCCTCGCGATTACGGTTGCGCTGCTTGCCTCTTGGGGCGCAACGCTCGGATTGCTGCACCACGAACTGGAGTTCTGGTGGGAGCTGGCCCTTCTGATCGTCATCATGCTGCTCGGTCACTGGGTAGAAATGCGCTCCCTCGCCCAAACTACTTCGGCTCTTGACTCGCTCGCGGCGCTGCTGCCTGATGAGGCTGAACGAGTTGAGGGTGACTCACTGGTGAAAGTTGCGCCCAGCGAACTGAACGTTGGCGACACAGTGCTCGTGCGACCCGGCGGCAGTGTCCCCGCAGACGGCAAAATCGTTGAGGGCAGAGCCGCCATGGATGAATCGATGATTACGGGTGAATCTCGGCCTGTCACCAGAGAGACTGGGGACCTCGTTACCTCGGGCACCGTCGCAACCGATTCAAGCTTGCGTATAGAAATCACAGCGACCGGTGCTGACACTGCCCTGGCCGGCATTCAACGTCTCGTTTCCGAGGCGCAGAACTCATCGTCTCGTGCGCAGCGGATCGCCGATCGTGCCGCGGGACTCCTGTTTTGGTTCGCGCTGATCGCTGCGGCTGTCACGGCGGCCGTCTGGGGGATCCTTGGCAACGTCGACGCCGCAGTGGTGCGCAGCATTACGGTACTGGTCATTGCCTGTCCTCATGCCCTGGGGCTGGCGATCCCACTTGTGGTGTCAATCGCCACTGAGCGCGCGGCGCGCGGTGGAGTATTGGTGAAGGATCGCCTCGCTCTCGAGAGTATGCGCACCGCAAACGTCGTCCTGTTCGACAAAACTGGCACCCTCACCCGGGGCGAGCCGACGATCACCGGTATTCAGACAGCGGGTGACCTGAACGCTGACGAGGTGCTCGCGCTTGCTGCCGCCGCAGAACTTGAGAGCGAGCACCCGCTCGCGAAGGCGATCGTGCGTGCCGCACACGAGAAGGGTCTCCGCCCGGGGAAGGCCTCGGCTTTTACCGCGACGCCAGCTGTCGGTATCACCGCAATGGTGGACGGCCACGAGGTTCGTGTGGGCGGCCCGAGGCTGCTCGAAGAACTCGGTGCGCACGAGCTCGACCGTGCGGCGCAATGGCGCGAAGAGGGGGCAATCATTTTGCACGTGGCCCAAGACGCCACTGTTGTCGGCAGCCTCAAACTCGCTGATGAGGTTCGACCTGAGTCCCGCGAAGCGGTCGATGCGCTCCACAAGCTTGGCATCGAGGTTGTCATGATCACGGGGGATGCCGAGGCCGTCGCGCAGTCAGTCGGCGCCGAGCTTCGCATCGACAGAGTGTTTGCGGGGGTTCGCCCCGAAGATAAGTCCGCGAAGGTCGAGGAGCTTCAGCGTGAGGGCAAGCGGGTCGCCATGGTGGGCGACGGGGTGAACGATGCGCCGGCGCTCGCGAAAGCCGAGGTGGGGATCGCGATCGGTGCGGGAACAGACGTCGCGATAGCCTCTGCCGGAGTGATTCTCGCGAGCTCGGATCCGCGATCGGTTCTCTCGGTTATTGCGCTGTCGCGAGCGGCATACCGCAAGATGAAGCAGAACCTGTGGTGGGCCGCCGGCTACAACCTCGTTTCGGTGCCGCTCGCAGCCGGGGTGCTGGCACCCTGGGGGTTTGTGTTGCCGATGTCGGTGGGCGCGGTGCTGATGTCACTCTCGACAATCGTCGTCGCGCTGAATGCGCAGTTGCTGCGTCGCATCGACCTTGCACCAGAGACGAGTGCCCGGGCGATCCTGGATCAGTAA
- a CDS encoding fumarylacetoacetate hydrolase family protein, whose amino-acid sequence MKVARFQVDGEISYGVLDAAESGNGIDVVELVADPLVSGYDTTGRRFPLETVRLLAPVIPRSKVVCVGKNYLDHVEEMRGVTGGSDAPPAEPLLFLKPNTSVIGPEDTIVRPAVSDRVEHEGELAIVIGAMAKDVSEEDALKYVFGFTCSNDVTARDIQIKDGQWTRGKGFDTFCPLGPIIETDPDLSDARVVTRVNGEIRQDGRTSQLIHSLPKIVSYASQAFTLLPGDVILTGTPAGVGLLESGDVVEVEIEGIGILRNPVQ is encoded by the coding sequence ATGAAGGTTGCACGGTTTCAGGTCGATGGTGAGATCTCCTACGGGGTCCTCGATGCCGCTGAGAGCGGCAACGGCATTGACGTAGTAGAACTTGTCGCCGATCCACTGGTCTCGGGGTACGACACAACAGGGCGGCGCTTTCCGCTCGAAACCGTGCGGCTGCTTGCTCCCGTGATTCCGCGCTCGAAGGTTGTCTGCGTCGGCAAGAACTACCTCGATCACGTGGAAGAGATGCGCGGAGTCACCGGCGGCTCTGATGCGCCACCCGCTGAGCCGCTGCTCTTTCTGAAGCCCAACACCTCCGTAATCGGCCCGGAAGACACCATTGTGCGGCCCGCGGTGTCGGATCGTGTTGAGCACGAGGGTGAACTCGCCATCGTGATCGGTGCGATGGCGAAGGACGTCAGCGAAGAAGACGCGCTGAAGTACGTCTTCGGCTTCACCTGCTCGAACGACGTCACAGCACGCGATATTCAGATTAAGGACGGACAGTGGACCCGGGGCAAGGGCTTCGATACCTTCTGCCCGCTCGGCCCGATCATCGAGACGGATCCCGACCTCAGCGACGCCCGAGTGGTCACAAGGGTGAACGGTGAAATTCGCCAAGATGGTCGCACCTCGCAACTGATCCACAGCCTCCCGAAGATCGTCTCCTACGCCTCGCAGGCGTTCACCCTGCTGCCGGGTGACGTGATCCTTACCGGCACACCGGCCGGGGTCGGCCTGCTCGAATCGGGTGATGTGGTCGAGGTGGAAATCGAGGGAATCGGGATCCTCCGCAATCCTGTGCAGTAG